AAAGGCTGGAAAGCTAGTAGGAATTATTTCCGAATCTACAGTACTGCACACATTAGTAAAATTAACAGGGGCACATCAGCCTAGTTCGCAAATTGAAATTCAAGTAAAAAATGAACCTGGTATTCTTGGAAAAGTCGTTGCTATTTTTAGCGATTTACAAATTAACATTGTGAGCGTTCTCGTCTATCCAGCAAAAGACGAGAATGATAAAGTACTCGTTTTCCGCATTCAAACGATGAATCCTCTAAGGGTGATTGAAGCACTTGAAACAGAAGGCTATCGTGTTTTATGGCCGAACATAATGGGGATGCAAGCATGAGTAGCGCCTTCATTTATTCGGATGACTTTCGGGGCTATTCATTTAGCCCTGAACATCCTTTTAACCAACTGCGCGTCACACTTACGTACGACTTATTACAAAAAAGTGGTTTTATCTCCCCTTCTCAAGTCATTTCACCAAGAATGGCTACAGATGAGGAAATTGCATTCATTCATACAGAGGAGTACATAAATGCGGTAAAACTTGCTGGAGAAGGAAAGTTAGAAAAATCAGTTGCGATGACGTATGGGCTCGGAACAGAAGATACACCGATGTTTCCACATATGCATGAAGCAAGTGCATTACTCGTTGGCGGTACGTTAACAGCTGTAGATGCTGTTCTTTCCGGGAAAGTGAAACATGCACTTAATTTAGGTGGCGGCTTACATCACGGCTTTCGCGGTAAAGCATCTGGATTTTGCATTTATAACGATAGCTCTATCGCAATGAAATATATACAGAAAAAATACGGTTTACGCGTTTTATATATTGATACAGATGCTCATCACGGTGACGGTGTACAGTGGTCATTTTACGACGATCCTAACGTATGCACCATTTCATTACATGAAACTGGGCGTTATTTATTTCCTGGAACTGGTGCTGTAAATGAACGCGGACAAGGGAATGGATATAGTTATTCTTTTAACGTTCCGCTTGATGCCTTTACAGAAGACGAATCATTTTTAGAATCGTATCGAACGGTTGTAAAAGAAGTTGCAGCATACTTTAAACCGGATATTATTTTAACGCAAAATGGTGCTGATGCACATTATTACGATCCACTTACACACCTTTGCGCAACGATGAACATTTATCGCGAAATACCAAAGCTCGCTCGTGAAATCGCTAATGAATATTGCGATGGTCGCTGGATTGCTGTCGGCGGCGGTGGCTACGACCTATGGCGCGTCGTTCCAAGAGCTTGGGCACTCATTTGGCTCGAAATGAACAACATCCAAAACATCTCAGGTTATCTCCCTCCAGAATGGATTGACGCTTGGAAAGGACAAGCAGAAGCCAAACTTCCCCTCACATGGGAAGATTCAGACAACATGTATAAACCTATCCCTCGCAAACTAGAAATTGAAGAAAAAAATGCATTAACTGTGGCGAAATCTCTTGAAATTATTCGGAATAATATGACAAAGTCTTTGTATTAAGCAGAAAGGAGGCTCGTTTTTAACAGCCTCCTTTTATTCATAGTTTGCTATCATTGTCGTTTTTTGTTGTTAAGTCGATATCCCGTGTCGAATCGCTGATATATTTTAAAAATCGCCGATATTTTTTTAGTTATGGTCGATATATTCGAAAAATCGCTGATATTTTTTGGTTACTAATGGACTATCCATGGCTCTAATAAGAAAAGGAGTGATATTATGTGGAAACAACAAATCATCAATACAAATCGTGGCACATTCGAACTTTTTGCAAAAGGCGATGGCGAGCCACTTTGCATTACGCATCACTATTCACAATTTAATGGAACTGGCGATTACTTTGCGGATGCTTTCACTTCTACACATTGTGTATTCCTCGTTAATTTACGAGACGCTGGTAATTCTGTAAAAGCTCATTCAGAAAATGAATTAAGTATGATTGAAACGATTCATGACTTGGAAGCAATAAGAGAAGCTTTACAATTTCCTACATGGCATTTCGCTGGTCATTCAACAGGCGGTATGCTTGGGCTTTTATACGCGATTACATATCCAAATTCCTTACAATCATTAGTTATCGTTGGAGCTGCGGCCAGTAACTATACCGAAACATCATTTTGTATTTATCACCCCGCACACCCACAGTTTCATTATATGCAAGAGCTTATCGAGAACTTAAAAACCCCCCATCTTACAAATGAAGAAAGAAAAGAATTATCTACTAAACGAACAAAATTATCTTTGTACAAACCTGAAAACTATAACTCTTATTTTTGTAAATCCATCCAAAAAACAATGTCCGCCAGTCGGATGAACGCTTTCGCTCATGAATATTCTTCATTTGATTTGAGAGAGTACTTACCTTCTATCCAAGCAAAGAC
The DNA window shown above is from Bacillus clarus and carries:
- a CDS encoding alpha/beta fold hydrolase, which translates into the protein MWKQQIINTNRGTFELFAKGDGEPLCITHHYSQFNGTGDYFADAFTSTHCVFLVNLRDAGNSVKAHSENELSMIETIHDLEAIREALQFPTWHFAGHSTGGMLGLLYAITYPNSLQSLVIVGAAASNYTETSFCIYHPAHPQFHYMQELIENLKTPHLTNEERKELSTKRTKLSLYKPENYNSYFCKSIQKTMSASRMNAFAHEYSSFDLREYLPSIQAKTLIVCGRHDAQCSIQYSIEMHEGMPNSIFVPFEHSNHYPFLEEVTKFTSSTQEFYKSLHKKSSRH
- the acuC gene encoding acetoin utilization protein AcuC; its protein translation is MSSAFIYSDDFRGYSFSPEHPFNQLRVTLTYDLLQKSGFISPSQVISPRMATDEEIAFIHTEEYINAVKLAGEGKLEKSVAMTYGLGTEDTPMFPHMHEASALLVGGTLTAVDAVLSGKVKHALNLGGGLHHGFRGKASGFCIYNDSSIAMKYIQKKYGLRVLYIDTDAHHGDGVQWSFYDDPNVCTISLHETGRYLFPGTGAVNERGQGNGYSYSFNVPLDAFTEDESFLESYRTVVKEVAAYFKPDIILTQNGADAHYYDPLTHLCATMNIYREIPKLAREIANEYCDGRWIAVGGGGYDLWRVVPRAWALIWLEMNNIQNISGYLPPEWIDAWKGQAEAKLPLTWEDSDNMYKPIPRKLEIEEKNALTVAKSLEIIRNNMTKSLY